The region CGTCTGTGCATTTTAATCCagtcttttcaaaatgtgtacatGTAAAACCGTTAAACActtctttgaaaatgtttttatttcttcaggcTTCTCTTAgccttttaatcaaataaatCCGTTACGTTCTGTTCCTCATTTGTTCAGATTCGTACAAGGTGCTGGTACTGTAAATTGCTTTGCAGTTTTAAGGTGTGACAGAAGTAGAGATGTCACATTTGATCAATGGATGCACAGCAATATGGCACCACACGTTGAttctcctctttgtttttttcctcgtTCACAGAGCCAAGGTTCCCAGGACAGCATATGTTTGATCAACAGAGCCCAGCTCCGCTCATGAATAATAACCACCCTCTTCCTGGCCAGAATCCCATGGCTTTCAACCAGCCAGGGCCAGGGTTTAACCCACAAGGACAGCAACCGATGTTCCAGCGGGATCCCATGAGACCAAACCTCCTTCCTCAGGGTCCCTTGGGCATGTCCAACTTAAACCAGCCTGGACCTGCCAATCCTAGACCTTTTATGCCTCAGCGACAGCAGTTTCCTCAACCAGGGCCGCCTTTTCAACATCAGTTTGGTATGCAGGTACGACCGAGAGTAAGTGAAGCCGCTAGCTTTTTATGAAATATGGttactaaatgtatttttaatccaCTATCCTAATCTGTCTTCAGAATCAATTTGCTGTTGAAtttttttggtagttttttcCCTTATTTCCTTTATTAGAAATCCATTCACAATGAGATTTGGTGGGGGTGTATGTCAAGGCTAGAGGTCATATTCTTCTTCTGTTCATCTGTGAAGGTTTTTGGACCTAGTGGTAGCCTAGACTGCCCTCTAGTGTTTAATATTTACCAAAGAGGTCAGTTTCAGTTTCACTGTGCCGAGGCTGCTTTAGATGCGATTCATCCTAAAGCCACAAGAACAGATTTAAACACGCGGACTATGTTCTTGTCCCAGATTAAAAAGTAGTCTTCGAAAGCATTCTAAATATTTCTTAGCTCTCTTCTTAGCACTCATATCTTTGAAATGGATGCTTATTTTGCATAATTAGTAACTTCTAAGAGTTACGAAAATATGGAGAAGTCTTCttagttttttgttttgctttattcaaagactcaaagtgatttactgtatttgagTTTCAAGGATTCTGTTTTTCTGGATAGGTTTACATCACTATCATCCTTACTTGGTTGAATTTTAGCATGCTCTGATCATAGAGATGTGAATAGAAGATACTAACAAAGCTAATAATTAAAGCCCCTTTTACCAGGGGGTCCAAAATCAAAAgtggtacattttaaatgagcCGTTTTCTGAGTGACTGGTTCGCCCGTGTCATGCAGCTCTGCTTCCTTTTTCCATTAAAGGGGTTGATGCATCCCCCACTGCATTCCCAGCCTCCTCACCACGAGCAGCAGCCACAGCACCATCTGCACCAGTCTCTCCAGCACCAGCACCAGCATCAGCATCAGCACCAGCATCAGCATCAGCATCAGCACCAGCACCACCCTGtggcacagcgccccctgctgcacGGACAGCAGCCGCCCTTCAGACAACAGCTGCACAATATACAGCCCCAGATCAATCCCAGAATGCAACATCCCCAGTTACGTACAGCGCCCATTAAACCAAGAATGGTAAGTAGCAGGGTGGTCCATGGGTCTCTTGACTATGCACAGAACATTATTTGAATGTTTGCTCCTGTTTTTTACTCCTTGCTCCAATTTTCCTTACTTTAACGATACACTGCTTGAATTTTTCAAAAGATACTGCAACACTATGGGGAAAAGCAATTGTTGTTCCCTGTTAAGTAAGCAGAAGCAATCAACCTATTAAACCACAATGTGAAGCACGTTAATAAAATAGTCTAATTTAGACCTCGGTACTTCATGAGTGGCTGTAAACATGAGGGGTTGTAAAATTTGTGAGCATCTCTGAGACATCTTGGCATCTGCTGTCATTAGATCCCGATGGTTTGGACAGCAGACGTGGTCAACCAATTATATTGCTTATTTTTGGTTTCATAGCTTCAGCTGAATTCTGAAAATGTACAGAAACACTCCAGGACCACAATGCATAAGTCACTCTAAATTATGCAGTGCTATGCAATTGTGTAAGAATTTCATGAGTGATCAGTTTGCCTGCACAGAATGatcaagtaataagtttattccatgctgaaaagagaagaaagcaaacacaaagtttcgtcTGTTTTACCATCCTAGATCaatactttttatatatataatgtgtGTGGTAATGCtagatttaaaagcattttgtatattttgtatacaGGTAGGCCAGTGCTTCCAAAGCATGCAGGTGTAGAACAggacttaatgcatttttatacaaaaattcgtattctatattctggtcgcttgcagattagaatggcatatgtttagcaataatattatttatggtacctgaaagtttcaggttgttgcacaaagctaaggtatgcgtatacgtgctctgacaactggaatcaatttcctgtcGTTAAAAAGTAACTGTTTTACTGTTACACTATTTTACCCCCTGCATATAAAAGAGTGTTAACAGTTCAGTTAGAACTGAGTTTACATGTCAAAAAGTAATGTTTGAATCCATCACAAATACACagattcttcatttttttaatgcagctaTGTTGCAACAtggctttcagttttttttcccccattgctAGACTCAAGGAGTAGTGCTACTCACTTGTAGGATACCTGAAACTACACCTAGTCAATCTCATGTAAAGTCCCAAGATTGACCACCTGAGGGACTGGTACCACACAACAACTGTAGGTGTTAACACAGTTGGGTACTGTTAAAGTTTCTTATGCCTGAGTTCCTGGGAGCTGTATAGTGACATTTGTTTCATCATGAGCCAGTAACATGGGCTGCACTGCTATTTTGGTCATATGTATTATGGCAAGTCCCTGGAAGTAGACAAACGGTGGTATGGTTCAGCATGTGTTTATAGGAGAGACGTTAAGATATTGGTTGAAATTGCTGTAAGGGAACATCTTTCTGGGTAATAGTGCATCATAACTTTTGGGCTATTTAGAGCAGTTTTGGGAGTGCACTTATTGCCAAGGCAATCTCACTGCACAGGATCACTTCAGATTCTTCACATAACCAAAACCGAACCCTCATCTTGTCCTGTCTGATCTCAATCTTGTGTCTGGGTTTACCTTTACAAGTTTTCAAGTGTTTCATTGTATTACGAAAAGAAATGACTTCTGAGGGCGATACGCATCCAGACTAGGCAGGATGACTGATGACTGGTGAAGTCATAGGAAAGGTTCTCCTGGGGATCGCTCTTGTCCAGCTCAAGAATCTTTGTCCTTTCTTCCCAGAATGCACCACCTCCAAACGTGATCAAGCCTCCTATCCAGCAAGTACAGGTTCTTCCCCAGCGCAATAGTAACCTGCGCGAACTCCCCGTCGCACCCGCCAACGTGAACGTCAACAGCAGCCGCCCGACGTCGGCCCCTGCCGCGCAGGTGAGGCCTGTTGCCAGGCCGGCGCAGACTGCCCGGCCCCAGCCCGACGCCAGAGGGCCGCCCGCCGCCCGGCCCCAGCCCCCTGCCCGGCCCCAGCCCGCGGTCAAGGCCGAGGCAGCTCTCAGAGCGGCGGTGAAGAACACGGTTCAGAAGGTCAAAAAGGAGCCGCCGGTTGTGCAGCCTACCCCTCCGCAGAAATGTGAAGCAGAGGTTAGTGTGGCTTTGTCGCTTTTATATTGTTTGTGCAAACAAGGAGGTACTTTTAGTTACAAGCGCATATTGTTAATGCCTTAGAAAGTGATTTTTAATTTGAGATTAAGTGTACGGTTGTTTATTCAGAATTCAGTAAAGAATAAGAAACTGTAAAAGTCCAATTTTATACCGTAAGTCACTTGTTGAAATGACTGAATTTCATCTAATATTGTATATCTTTTACGATATGATTTATGTACGTCTATGCGTTTGTATTACAGTTCAGTCCGTGCAGCAACTTAAAAATTCCTGTAGCCTTTAAATCGTTATAATGACAAATGTCAGTTGCCcatttttccctttttgttgAATGCAGCTTTGTGAGACGTTCCATCCCTTGGGAAATGGGTGTGTTTTATAGGGGATATATAGAGGTGACTTAAAGATAAAAGAACGATATTTACCAGTGTAGTCTTTCTAGAATTTTAATACCCTCTTTAACTGTCAGTAATGGAGACTCCTACACTCAACAAATAAAGTTCAAGGTCAGGTAGATTGAGTGAGAGCTGTTCATTAGACCCAATTATTAGGTCACAAATGAGATGGATCTCTGAAAATGCAGTTAGAAAAATCAATACCTCTGGTCAGAGTTCTTTTAGAGGTTTCTCTCTTCTCTGCTGTTGTGGACCATTGATGTTCATGGGATTTGCATTTAAGCAtctcttctttttcattttaaagcaggtggTCCTACTTTTGTGTAGATAACTGAAATATTGATTTATGAAAATTTacgtaatgttttaattttacatgttttgttcaACGTAAAATCATTTTGCAATGAATGTTTACCACTGTACCTTTCAATAATATGAAAACCTTTAATTTAGTGGACACTGTATGCATGAAAATAggtattttttttgtcatgttcATTATACTTTGTAATTTTAACCCTTGGTAAACTGCTGCAACTGAAGAGTTTATATTTAATGATATAATTGAACATGTACTTTCAGTAATCTAATAATATGTGAAAATGGGAATCTAAAGATATTACAATGCAATACAGGAAGTGGTTAAAATACATCTTTCCCCCAGAGCCTTAAGAGAGTAAGTAACGTACAGTGTCTGTAGGTTTtctaatcaaaaagtgaaacgAGGAAGACAAAGACGCCGAACTATGATGTCAAAACATCATCATAATACTTACAGCGaatgttttaaatttgaaattgcATAAGCTGTCCAAACTGTAATTCAGGTGTAGTCAAATACCGaagttgttcattttttttttccattgcagGAGTTTGGAAGACCTTATACTTTTTTCCAACAAAATTCAGTtctgttattaaagatttcatTTTACATAGAACTGTGAATTGGAACAGATATGAAGGTCTGAGCTTTGACCGTCCGGTAGTGGGGAACTGAATTCGCCTCATTGTCAGGCCTCTAGTCTCATCCATTTTCCGTATCCTTGTAGATTCCGGACGAGGATGAAGAAACCAGGCTCTATCGGTTAAAAATAGAGGAGCAGAAGCGTCTGAGAGAAGAGATCCTGAAACAAAAAGAGCTGAGAAGGCAGCTGCAAGCTGGCATGAGAAAGAAAGAACTGCTGGAACGAATCACGAGCCAGTATCagccacagcagcagcagcaacaacagccaCCTCTGCAACCTCAGCCCCCTGTACAGCTGCAACAGCAGCAGCCATCTCAGACCCAAAACACGCCGCTGCCCCCTTCTAACGGCGTTCAGCAGGCGCCCCAGCCCGGAGCCGTGCCGCGACAGAATGTGAAGAACCGCCTGCTGCTGAAAAAGCCCCCGGCACAGGGGTGGCCTGGTGTGCCCCAGCAGAACGTGAGGCCCCAGCAGTCTGGGCTAAACTTGCAGACTCAGTGGCCGACCCGGAAAAATGTAAACCAGTTCAATCAGGCCAGGCAAGGACCCCAATTCCCGACCCCGCAGGCTCAGCCCAAACCTGCGGCCGTGTCAGCTGTGCccgggcagcagcagcagagtgCTGGGAGGGAGGCGTTTGGACAAGGCAGGCCGCAGGAGCTGAAGCCTGGTGTGAAAAGGACTGTAATGCAGAGATCCAACAGTGGGGGGAGAGATGGGCCACATGGTGTCACAAAAGTCAGGGTAGTCAAGATATTAGGAGGGGtaagtacatttttatttgaggTGGTTGCCACTGTGTTCAGGTTTCGAAACGGTAATATGCTGAGGGATTTTAAAACATGGGATGTTGTACAGGATTTTTTTGTAACTTGAATAGTTAAATGCGCTGCTCTCCTGGGATCTTAATTTGTGTTTAATCCTGATTTATTACCCTAATGTTCTGAGCCAACCTGGGCTGTGCAATTAGGCAGCTTAGATTCCACAAGCTTATAGCCAGGGCCAGGCACATAGCGGTGTGGGTAGGCTGAAGTCGGCCAGGGTTTCCCCACCACGACCCTTGTGGCTTGCTGTCACTGCTGTGACAGAGCAGTGGTATCAGGACCTGCGGAAGTCCTCAAATTGATGGTTCCTCCACCTGCAGTGTGTTGTGTAGGTGAGCTGTGTGAAAAATGGTGGGTGGCTCAGACAGTGCTGATTTTGCAGGAAGGATTAGTGCTATGCTTCATCAGACTTTCCAGTGTAAGCTTCCTTGAATTCTTGTAGTACATGAGAAAATAACATAAGACATGTGAAATCAGTTTAGCTTTGAGTGTTTTTTCAATTTGTTCTGGTCTGGTGCAAATTGGACTTTTCCGTCTGTTCTAACGCTTATGTTCGTGATTACATAATGTGCTGCTGTTCTTCTCTTCACGTCTGAAGCAGGAGGTTGAAATTTTGAAAATCAGTGCTTTTTTGAAGGTTCAAGCATGAAGCTTTTCAATGAAAACCTGTAGGACTTTGTGTTCAatgtaaaagtatttttcaaCTTGGTCTCTGTTTGCCAAGGCCATGTGTTGCTTTAAAAGAGCAGGGTGACAGGAATCTAGATTTTGATATTGCAGATCCACTCTGTTCACAGATTGATCTACTGTACTTCAAACGCTAAACTCGGGGAACATCCACATGTTGCGATGAAAACAATCCTGTATGCTAATGCGATTTATTGAATTGAGCAATTTGAGTACTGAATGTTTTAACAACCTCAATTCTTGTAATTAAAATGGGACGGGTGTAGCCAAGTTTTGTTTAGACTTAATGATGGTATTGTGATAAGTTTTTGTCATAAAAATCCTTTTTATAATCATCTTGCACAAATGCTGTAAAGCCAGAATTATGCTGTCAATAAAGATAACTTGGTGTCAGTGGTAATAGAAACTTGCGCGGAAATATTTGTAGGCAGTGGAATCAGTGGCAGCACCTTTGACAGTGAGGAATAGCCCTGCTGAAAGGCAGATTCACAGGATGCTGCCCTGGGACGTTGTTCTGCTGTCCTTCTCAGCAGCCTGACAATGTTATCTTTCCTTTCAGTTTTGAGCATCAAACATCTTTCAGGTGTACAGAAATTAATGTCATCCGACGACATGCAATTAATCTTTTACGGAGACTCTATAATACCTGTGAAGAAAGAGTTGCCAGTTTGGCGGATTTGGATTTTGGAGCTTAGCCATAGATAAgggaaattaatttttcatcAAGAATAATACAGGCTAACAGGACCACAAAGCCTGAGGGAAAACGGATGGGGGAATTTGTCAAGTGTTGTCACTCCAATATAATGCTGCTTAGCATTTGATAGGTGTAATCAAGGGTTGTGATTTCTATGGAGAGGGATTAATCAATTTGCACTCTGCTGAATGCAGGTTGGTGATAGCGCTTCTTGCTGGGGCTGAAGAATGAAAATAAGATTTGATCTGTCAGATTCCGAGAGGACTTTGGGAAGACTCTTTCTCAGACGACATCAAAATGAATTCCTACGCaattgtaaatgaaaatgtatcgCTGACAGATGCTTTCATTTAACACTCAAAGTCTTCTATTGAGAAAGAAAAACTTCACCGTGCAAAAGGGAACACATCAGAATCCCACATATATAATCATAGTAATTGAAATACAGCTAAATTGTTTAGAAAAGTATTGTTGCAGTCTTCAATTTCCATTCCTGTAGCGTAATTAAGCATCCTGTCTTTTATGCTGTCATCTCTGTTATTATGGAGTTCTGCTGTTATGGAGTATCATATTAGTTATTCTGAGCCCTGTAAGTTGTTTATGCTTACAAGGTTCTCATTAAGGTTTTACAGTGGGAGGCTTCACAGTAGGAAGGTGAGAGGCCATATGCAGCCTGGGAAGGTCACAAGGACAGAAGCATGTTGCGGTAGACTGTGAGGAGAGCATGGCACTGCTAAAAGTTTCCAGTGTTTCTTGGGAAATAGTGGATTTGTGTTGCTGTTGAGGTTTAAACAAGACTATAAGAAACATAATGTTACATttcttggttgtttttttataaattaagcTTTAGAATCCTAACAGCTCTGGTTTATTTTTGATTAAGGGTGAGCTTCCCAGCTTTTCTTTAATACACACAAGATGAGATCAGTGTTCATAAGCTATTCTGTAAACAAGTTTCTGTCATTTAAACTTGATTATTTTATGTCCTGTTGCCTTTGCTATAGTTAGTTATTGTAAACATTAAATTTACATTCGTTCAACTACAAAACTCTCGGAACATTTTAACTTCAGGCATGATCCCTGAACGGTGCAATTGAAGAATATTGGTTGTAAAAGTATAGAAATTTagatttttacttttactgATACCTCTGTTTGGTTTCCCATCTTTGATTTGAAGCAGTGTCAGCAGAAAGTAGTTTTcactgattttattaaatgcttCCATCTTTTGcacaaaactgcaaaaaacCTTGAACAATAATTCTGTCATAAACATTTTGAATCAGATTCCCTCACAGTTATCTATTATCGTATGATTAAAGATTTGGTtggctgtttaaaaatataaattgctcTGTTGAAGTCTTAGGAATTTGCACTCAATTATAAAAACCTAATTGAGGAATCAGctcagagtatttttatttccagGCAGGTTGTGCAGCATTTGGATTCATTATCAAGAGAACATAATTCCTGGCAGAACTAGAAAAATGTTGAGCAAAAACTTTCGTGCATTTAGCATGTTTACTGACTTCTCCAGTGCTAGAATCATTTATTAAATGTGCAACAGCTACACTGTCACTGACTATCAGTAGGCACTCAGAATAACATACCAAAAATAGCACAACATAATTAGAAAAATCAGTGCACACTTTATGGGCAGGTCTTGTGTAGATCTGAACTAGGGAGTGTGCTGTAACATGGAGTAGCTGGGTTAGCCACATTCGTTTTTCTCAGTGGTCAAGTGGTCTAATGAAATGCTGTTTTATATTCTGTACTGAGCCCTAGCATATTTAAATGAGCAGTCTCAACACTTAGGTAATACTACTATAAGAGAGCTCATGATTGAGTATTCATAACCATGACCCTGATTTTCGTGTTGAAGGTTGATATTTATACCTTGGCTGTTCCTAATTGGAAAATGGGCGGTTTGTATATTTTGGAACGTATGCCTTTTAATATGACAGCTCTCTATTTTTCCTCTGTTTTAACCATTGTATATCcaattttagatttattttgtttaaagtcACATTACCACTAGCATCAGAAAgcttttaaaacttgtttgaaGTCGcacaaaaaataatctgttttttgttgtttagtaATTAAGGCACAGAGACATCTTACAAATTTTATACATCAGAGTGGAATTCATAGTAGTATATTTTAAGCAGCAGCAAGATTGGAAAAATGTTCTCTCTCCATCTGGAAGAAGTGACATCTGGGTGCATTTTGTGTTACATATTTTAAGCTGGGATTGGTGAAACTGTACCTTTTCCTGGTTTAAAGGTAGTAGACAAAACTTTCACATAGTTTGCTGAGCTATCAATAGGCgttcaaagaaaaagagaaatggtTGTAAATCAAAAAAGGTTAATTCACTGGCATAAAAGTTAAGGGTATATCTAGAGGTTCAGTGCTGCATGTTTTGTAACCTAGGTATTTACCAGGGTACATTTGTGCTAgagaatataatttttaaagttCTCGCAGTCCAGATTTTAATAAGCACTTCCCATGAGAGTCTCCCTGCAGAGCATCAGCAAAGTGTAACTTGTTTTCCTGAGCATTTTTGACCTCTTGTTACACAGGCCAAGAAGAAGCAAGCAATCCTGAACTTTTCTGTCCTTAAGAAATCTTCGCACTCAGGGTACTCATTCAGAGAGTTATCATAGCTTCATGCCTACTTTGATTGCCTCAAAGCAAAAGCTTCTAAGCACCACAAATACGAAATGTAGTACttaacattaataaaacaaaattcataCACGTTTCTCCATCAACAGGAATCATCACTTGAGGTTATTACTTTGATATTACGGTTTTGTGCCTTACTTCTTGACTTGTATTGATTAACCATTAACCGTGTGCCATTGTCCTGATGGTAGATGACAGAGCAAGGGGAGACTGTTAAGTCCCAAGGTGTTTAATCTACAGGGGGAAGAAGAACCTGACTACACTGATCcagtgcagcagcagcagcagcagcagcaacagaggATCCAGCCTCCACCTCAGCAACAGAGGCAGCCAGTGCAGCAGCAGAGGCAGGTGCCTCTGCGGAAGGTAACCATGGGCAGGGCACCAGTCCAGCACCTGCAGCAACAAAAGCAGAACCAGCAGCAAGCAGGCCTGCAGGGAGGGAGAGGCACTTTTGGCATTCAGTCTCAAAACAGGGTGAGTTACCCACACAGCCTCCCTCCCCCAGTACAGTAGTCCTTTCTCTGATCATTAGTTGGGTCCTGAGAAAATCAgaccttttctaaaaaaaagaacatatatGCTGGGTGTATGAAGAAAGTAACAATTTAACTGTTTATTTCACATAATTATTTATAACAATGGGAATTTTATTTGATCGGGGGGGGGAAAAGATTCTTGCCATAGACTGTAAATGGCGATGGTCTCCACGCAGGGACACTTGACAAGCACCACTTGGCCCGTTCCATGATGTTGGAGAAAGCAGCTTAACTCCACAGATCTGATTCCTCAAACTTGACTGTTTTGGTTAGATGTTCATGACTCATTTGCAGTTGTTTGCGTTCTGCTTGAAGAAATTACCTACATCTTGTTTGTCTATTTTTAGTGGCGTGTTTGTAAAaccaaaaaaactttcaaaggtCCACATTTAGGGAGTTTCATGTGTTTCTGGTTTCAGTAGACATGTGGAATGTTACTCTGTTAGATTTGCAGTTTGTGTGTTGGATTCAGTTTCAGCCTTGAGATGAAGACTGGAGTACGTTGCTGTTTCAGCAAAGATCCACAGCGATTTTTCTTTTAGTACAAATCCGCTTGTAAAGATAAGCATGTAAAGCAGCTATGAAAAGTTGCCAGTGAATACTGGTTTCTGGACCCAGCTGCTGAGGCTTTTTTAGTTGGTGTTGACACatgcagtttgtctttcttacaTTTGGCCTACAGTATTGTACTTGCTTCCTAGGAGAGGAATCACATGGAGACGTTGAAAGAGTGACCGATACATAAATTAAAAGTTGGCAATTGTCTTACCATTTTTTGCATTcataatttttcattttgtggtGTGTGAATAACATTTATGTTGccattttgacacattttggaATGGCGTCTGATGGTTACTGTggaattttgtatatttttggtATTGTACTAAAAACAAAGTAACAAATTA is a window of Lepisosteus oculatus isolate fLepOcu1 chromosome 6, fLepOcu1.hap2, whole genome shotgun sequence DNA encoding:
- the rbm33a gene encoding RNA-binding protein 33 isoform X1, encoding MAANARDDEFDQFDKPGAERSRRRRTGDDDLDSDLEYDLLDDDWLTAKKNPSDMSDEELNDDLLQSDEEDQNISAQGMTVSLNTTATLVSSFDLNEQSLEDADYTDGNENLEAEDYEGGEGVEGYSQEEYAEQYEATDAELAEDQIEYTGEQAEEEIYNGEVLDIEINDPLDDEFQDDEYSQDYHSQQTVLQVQVETPNEAEDEQATPSTQAVDPEEMENETEQEQQLREESDEEEEEDEESGRQRFKTERKDVTVIRLSDAASKRRNIPETLELSEEAKAALLEFEEKERQRKMGRFGGRGRVRGRGRGRGGNFSGFGLGDFRNDGPDKGRMNEQRPPLLHMPMAMQQQHSRVPPQQQQQLPPPPQRSHFQEPGPQRSSAPQPLIPPHQAHRSSPPQGTPVRPQIEGPRLTSPPPPAHSPQQPKNIHINPHFRGPVSSHVQVPLMPAQNQPRPAVVPQRFPGPPEFQQHVPGNFNHPPRPHHPEPWRGPPPPQERDPFFIGEPRFPGQHMFDQQSPAPLMNNNHPLPGQNPMAFNQPGPGFNPQGQQPMFQRDPMRPNLLPQGPLGMSNLNQPGPANPRPFMPQRQQFPQPGPPFQHQFGMQVRPRGLMHPPLHSQPPHHEQQPQHHLHQSLQHQHQHQHQHQHQHQHQHQHHPVAQRPLLHGQQPPFRQQLHNIQPQINPRMQHPQLRTAPIKPRMNAPPPNVIKPPIQQVQVLPQRNSNLRELPVAPANVNVNSSRPTSAPAAQVRPVARPAQTARPQPDARGPPAARPQPPARPQPAVKAEAALRAAVKNTVQKVKKEPPVVQPTPPQKCEAEIPDEDEETRLYRLKIEEQKRLREEILKQKELRRQLQAGMRKKELLERITSQYQPQQQQQQQPPLQPQPPVQLQQQQPSQTQNTPLPPSNGVQQAPQPGAVPRQNVKNRLLLKKPPAQGWPGVPQQNVRPQQSGLNLQTQWPTRKNVNQFNQARQGPQFPTPQAQPKPAAVSAVPGQQQQSAGREAFGQGRPQELKPGVKRTVMQRSNSGGRDGPHGVTKVRVVKILGGGEEEPDYTDPVQQQQQQQQQRIQPPPQQQRQPVQQQRQVPLRKVTMGRAPVQHLQQQKQNQQQAGLQGGRGTFGIQSQNRVVMQGRGRVGAGQMGRGRLMPNKQNMRVVETQPCIVSIEGLSSSTTDVQLKNLLMSVGPIQMFEMLPEQRKAIAKFCNPQHASSFQQRFHRHMIDLSHINVSLIAD
- the rbm33a gene encoding RNA-binding protein 33 isoform X3, giving the protein MAANARDDEFDQFDKPGAERSRRRRTGDDDLDSDLEYDLLDDDWLTAKKNPSDMSDEELNDDLLQSDEEDQNISAQGMTVSLNTTATLVSSFDLNEQSLEDADYTDGNENLEAEDYEGGEGVEGYSQEEYAEQYEATDAELAEDQIEYTGEQAEEEIYNGEVLDIEINDPLDDEFQDDEYSQDYHSQQTVLQVQVETPNEAEDEQATPSTQAVDPEEMENETEQEQQLREESDEEEEEDEESGRQRFKTERKDVTVIRLSDAASKRRNIPETLELSEEAKAALLEFEEKERQRKMGRFGGRGRVRGRGRGRGGNFSGFGLGDFRNDGPDKGRMNEQRPPLLHMPMAMQQQHSRVPPQQQQQLPPPPQRSHFQEPGPQRSSAPQPLIPPHQAHRSSPPQGTPVRPQIEGPRLTSPPPPAHSPQQPKNIHINPHFRGPVSSHVQVPLMPAQNQPRPAVVPQRFPGPPEFQQHVPGNFNHPPRPHHPEPWRGPPPPQERDPFFIGEPRFPGQHMFDQQSPAPLMNNNHPLPGQNPMAFNQPGPGFNPQGQQPMFQRDPMRPNLLPQGPLGMSNLNQPGPANPRPFMPQRQQFPQPGPPFQHQFGMQGLMHPPLHSQPPHHEQQPQHHLHQSLQHQHQHQHQHQHQHQHQHQHHPVAQRPLLHGQQPPFRQQLHNIQPQINPRMQHPQLRTAPIKPRMNAPPPNVIKPPIQQVQVLPQRNSNLRELPVAPANVNVNSSRPTSAPAAQVRPVARPAQTARPQPDARGPPAARPQPPARPQPAVKAEAALRAAVKNTVQKVKKEPPVVQPTPPQKCEAEIPDEDEETRLYRLKIEEQKRLREEILKQKELRRQLQAGMRKKELLERITSQYQPQQQQQQQPPLQPQPPVQLQQQQPSQTQNTPLPPSNGVQQAPQPGAVPRQNVKNRLLLKKPPAQGWPGVPQQNVRPQQSGLNLQTQWPTRKNVNQFNQARQGPQFPTPQAQPKPAAVSAVPGQQQQSAGREAFGQGRPQELKPGVKRTVMQRSNSGGRDGPHGVTKVRVVKILGGGEEEPDYTDPVQQQQQQQQQRIQPPPQQQRQPVQQQRQVPLRKVTMGRAPVQHLQQQKQNQQQAGLQGGRGTFGIQSQNRVVMQGRGRVGAGQMGRGRLMPNKQNMRVVETQPCIVSIEGLSSSTTDVQLKNLLMSVGPIQMFEMLPEQRKAIAKFCNPQHASSFQQRFHRHMIDLSHINVSLIAD
- the rbm33a gene encoding RNA-binding protein 33 isoform X2; protein product: MAANARDDEFDQFDKPGAERSRRRRTGDDDLDSDLEYDLLDDDWLTAKKNPSDMSDEELNDDLLQSDEEDQNISAQGMTVSLNTTATLVSSFDLNEQSLEDADYTDGNENLEAEDYEGGEGVEGYSQEEYAEQYEATDAELAEDQIEYTGEQAEEEIYNGEVLDIEINDPLDDEFQDDEYSQDYHSQQTVLQVQVETPNEAEDEQATPSTQAVDPEEMENETEQEQQLREESDEEEEEDEESGRQRFKTERKDVTVIRLSDAASKRRNIPETLELSEEAKAALLEFEEKERQRKMGRFGGRGRVRGRGRGRGGNFSGFGLGDFRNDGPDKGRMNEQRPPLLHMPMAMQQHSRVPPQQQQQLPPPPQRSHFQEPGPQRSSAPQPLIPPHQAHRSSPPQGTPVRPQIEGPRLTSPPPPAHSPQQPKNIHINPHFRGPVSSHVQVPLMPAQNQPRPAVVPQRFPGPPEFQQHVPGNFNHPPRPHHPEPWRGPPPPQERDPFFIGEPRFPGQHMFDQQSPAPLMNNNHPLPGQNPMAFNQPGPGFNPQGQQPMFQRDPMRPNLLPQGPLGMSNLNQPGPANPRPFMPQRQQFPQPGPPFQHQFGMQVRPRGLMHPPLHSQPPHHEQQPQHHLHQSLQHQHQHQHQHQHQHQHQHQHHPVAQRPLLHGQQPPFRQQLHNIQPQINPRMQHPQLRTAPIKPRMNAPPPNVIKPPIQQVQVLPQRNSNLRELPVAPANVNVNSSRPTSAPAAQVRPVARPAQTARPQPDARGPPAARPQPPARPQPAVKAEAALRAAVKNTVQKVKKEPPVVQPTPPQKCEAEIPDEDEETRLYRLKIEEQKRLREEILKQKELRRQLQAGMRKKELLERITSQYQPQQQQQQQPPLQPQPPVQLQQQQPSQTQNTPLPPSNGVQQAPQPGAVPRQNVKNRLLLKKPPAQGWPGVPQQNVRPQQSGLNLQTQWPTRKNVNQFNQARQGPQFPTPQAQPKPAAVSAVPGQQQQSAGREAFGQGRPQELKPGVKRTVMQRSNSGGRDGPHGVTKVRVVKILGGGEEEPDYTDPVQQQQQQQQQRIQPPPQQQRQPVQQQRQVPLRKVTMGRAPVQHLQQQKQNQQQAGLQGGRGTFGIQSQNRVVMQGRGRVGAGQMGRGRLMPNKQNMRVVETQPCIVSIEGLSSSTTDVQLKNLLMSVGPIQMFEMLPEQRKAIAKFCNPQHASSFQQRFHRHMIDLSHINVSLIAD